Genomic window (Desulforapulum autotrophicum HRM2):
GCCCATGAAATCGGGCATGTAAAAAAGCATCACATCCATTTTTATCTTTTTTTCTTTGCTGGCTATATAGCCTGCGTATATGCTCTTTTTGACCCCCTGCTTGTTCTGGTCTATGCCATGGATCCCCTGTCCTGGTTTGTCTCGTTTGTCGGCATGGAACAGGAAACGTTCTCCACGCTTGTTTTCAGCCTGATTCTTATTTTGCTTTTTATCCTTTATTTCAGGTTTGTGTTCGGGTTTTTCATGCGTAATTTCGAACGCCAGGCCGACACCTATGTGTTTTCACTTCTGGGCAGCGGGAGATCCCTGATCGATACCTTTTACAAGATTGCAAGGTTCAGCCGCACCTCACCGGATCGGCCAAACTGGCATCATTTTAACATCACCCAGCGTATTAATTTTCTCGAACGATGCGAGCTTGATCCCAGGGTTGTGAAAAAACATGACCGAAAGGTTCGTTACATGATTGTTGGCTACGCCATGGCCATGGTGGTTGTGGTGTTTGCTGGTTATTTTATTAATTTTGGCCAGGGCAGGGATGTGCTTGACAGTTATCTTACCGAACGGCTTTTACTTCAGGAGCTTCAAATTGATCCTGAAAATGCCGATGCCTACACCCTGATCGGTGATTACTACTATGGGAAGGAGATGTTTGAAAAGGCCATTCAGGCCTATGAAAATGTACTTAAAATAGCGCCCCGGAATCTTCACGCTCTCAACAATCTTGCCTGGCTTCTGGTCACCTGCAAGGATGACTCGTTTCAGGACCCTGAACGTGCCTTTACCCTTGCCCAGAGGGCCCTGGAGGTTGACAGACCCGCCCATGTGCTTGACACCTATGCCGAAGCGTGCTGGCGAAACGGCCTTAGTCGTGAAGCTTTGAAGGCATCCATGGAAGCCCTTGAAAAGGCCGAAGATCGCCGGAAGTATTACCTGGCCCAGGTTCAGCGGTTTAAAAACTAATAGGCGTTTCCTTGTTTATGGTCGTGGGCAGTTTTTGACCTGCTTTTTCTAAGCAGAGCCTCAAGGGCTGGATCAATGGGCTGCCCCATGAATTCAAGGTAAATTTGTCCGGGTATATTGTCCCCGGCACAGCGCCTGTCTGGCTCTTGATTGATCTGGCTCTTGATTGATCTGGCTCTTGATTTGATCTGGCGTTTGATTGATCTGGCGTTTGGGCTGTTTGGGGATTCAGAGGGATAGGCATTCATGGGTCTGGTATCAAAACGACAACAAGGAAAGCCTGGTCCCATAGTGGGAAAGACTTTCCTTGCTGTGGTGAAACTATAGCTTGTGTCGCAGGGTTTAGTGACCCATTGCAACCTTTGCAAACTCAGCAGCCTGGGGGTGTGCGTAGATGAGGATCAGGGCAACAACGAGTGCATAGATACAGAGGGACTCGATCATGGCAAGACCGATCAAAAGAGTAACGGTTACCTTTCCTGAAGACTCAGGATTACGTGCGATACCCTGAACAGCACCACTGAGGCCCATTCCCTGACCAATACCACAACCAAATGCTGCGACTCCAATTGCAATACCTGCGGCCCATACACATGCGGTAAAAAAATCCATTTTCTTCTCCTGTTACATTAAGATTATTGGGTTCATGCGGCTTCTTCCGGTCCCCGCATAACTATAAGCAGCTGTCAACACCATGTTGACAGCTTTAGTTCGTTTTCAATGGGCGTGTTCCATGGCGCCGGTAAAGTACATGACCGATAGCAGGAAGAACACAAATGCCTGAACAAGGGCTACAAAGATACCAAGTGCCATGATGGGAAGGGGAGCAAAAAAGGCACCGGCAAGGCCGAACAGAATTCCGAGAACCAGCTCATGGCCCATCATGTTTCCGAAAAGACGGAAGGAGAGGGAGAGTATTCTGGCAAAGTGACCGATGAGCTCAATGGGAAGGATAATGGGTATCATCCACCAGACAGGGCCAATGAAATGCTTGTAGTATTTTGCCCCGTGGTATTTAACCCCGATGACATGGGTAAATACAAAAACTGTCAATGCAAGGGCAGCAGTGGTATTGAGGTTGGCAGTGGGAGGAAAGAAACCGGGTACAAGGCCCACGAGGTTTCCTAAAAAGACAAACAAGAAGATGGACGCCACAAGGGGGAACAGCCATCTGCCTTCTTCACCGGTTACATCCACCATGAATTCTTCCAGGCCGGAAATCAAAACCTCAAAAACGTTCTGGACAGGGCCGGGAACCATCTGGGTGTTTTTTCCTGCGAGCCATCCCAGGATGATGAGGATCGCCATGACAACCCACATGTAAATGACATGGACATTACTGTGGGCAAAATGCCCCAATCCTATCATTTCAAACAATTTTACAAAGAATAGATATGGATGTTCCACTTACACAGCCTCCTTGATAATGAGTCTTGTTAATTCAAGTGCAGTTGCTGCAAAAAAGCTGGCAACCACCACCGAAAGACCTGCTATGAGGCCTAACGGATCAACAATATTTTTTGAAATAAGCAGGAATAACATTACCCCGCTCAGTATAAACCGAAGGTAGTATTTAATGATGACGCCGTGGATGATGGAACGTCCTGCTGCAACAACCTGGGAACTGTTCTTGAAGGCCCGACGGATGGTGTGCTGGAGGGCCTGGAAGTTGAGGGTCACAATGAGGCCGCCGCAGAAGATCCCCAAGGCAAAATGTCGTGGGGTGTTGATAAAGGCAAGCAGGCTGACGACGCAGAAAATGTACCAGTTGGATTTTGAGATAAAAAGTATCATGCGCTGTTGAATATTCATAATCTCTAAAGCTTTCTGCTCCGTTTTGCCGCCATGACAAGATTCCTGAATCCTGCCGCTATCCCGAGTCCAAGAAACACAAGGGTCAGAACCGGGGTGGTGTCAAATTTATTGTCCAGCCAGACACCAACGAAAAGTCCGATAAAAATTGAGATAGCTACTGAAAGTCCTAAACTGCTGTAGTAGGCAAGCTCCTTAATGTTCTTTGATGTCCCTTTTTTCATTTTAGGAGGAATTACCATATCAATTCTATCAAGTCAATGTGAAAAACAAATTATGTCACAACCAGATTGCCGCAGGAGTGGTCCTGACCGACTGTTCCCACAATTGCGGCGGCAATCCCCCTCTGGTTCATACGTTCAACGCAAGCCTTTGCGTTGTTTGAACCAATGGAAAAAAGCAGACCACCCGAGGTCTGTGGGTCGAACATTAGGTCCTGAACAATGGGGTCGATACCCTTGTCCATGGTTGTGTCCTTTTTGCAAAAGGACCGGTTTCGAAAGGTTCCAGCCGGTACCATACCTATCATTGCGTATTCCTTTGCCCCTTCTATAACGGGTACCTTGTCGGAGAAAAGGTGCATGGTTTTTTTTGATCCTCGGGCCATTTCAAGCAAGTGGCCAACAAGTCCAAATCCTGTGACATCGGTGCATGCGCTGACCGGGTAGTCAAGGAGGATCTCGCAGGCGATTTTGTTGAGCTGGATCATGGTGCTGACAAGACCTCTTATATGGCTGTCAGAGGCAAGCTTTCCCTTGACTGCCGTGGCAAGTATGCCCACGCCAACGGGCTTTGTTAAAATCAGCACCTCGTCTGTTCTTGCCCCCCTGTTGGTCAGCACCCGGTCGGGATGGACAAGGCCTGTGACAGACAGTCCATATTTGAACTCAGGGTCATTGACACTGTGTCCCCCCACAAGGGTTGCGCCGGCTTCTTCAATTTTGTCGATTCCACCCTGGAGCGTCTCCTGGAGTATGGCCTCGTCAAGATCCTCTTCAGGAAAGCAGACAATGTTCATGGCAGTCAGCGGGACACCGCCCATGGCATAAACGTCGCTCAGGGCGTTGGCCGCAGCCACCTGCCCGAATTCATAGGGTGAATTGGTGACCGGCGTCAGAAAATCCAGGGTCTGGATCAGGGCTGTGGTGTCGTTAATGCGGAACACGCCTGCATCATCACCGGTTTCAAGGCCCACAATGAGATTTGGGTGACTCTTGACCTTTAAATTTTTTACAATGCGATCCAGAACCTCTGGATCAATCTTGGCCCCTCAACCGGCTGCCTTTACCTTTTCGGTTAAACATACATTTTGTTGTGTCATTTTTACCCTCTAATTAGAGTCCGGTTTTGCTTGTTGACGTTATTTTGATAATGGCGGCGAATCTGCCTGTGGTGTTATTGTTCCTGTAAGAAAAAAAAGCATCGGCGGAACATTTGGTGCATACGCCTGCCAGGGTAATGTTTTCAGGTGCGACACCTTTGTTTATGAGCTGGTCCTGACTGATACGCCAGAAGTCAAAATGGTCTTTCTCGTCTTTATACTGCCACAGGTGGGCCGGGATTTCCTGGGTGTAGTTGATAAATTCAGAACAGCAGGGCCCCAGGGACGGCCCGATTCCGGCAAGGATATCTTTGGGATTTGATCCAAAATTTTCGTACATGGCATCGACACTCTTGCCGATGATGTTGCTGATGCTGCCCTTCCATCCGGAATGAATATTGGCCACCACCTTTTTTACCGGGTCCACAAGAAGAACCGGCTGGCAGTCTGCCACCTGGATGGCAAGGGCAAGGTTGGGAATGTTGGTGACCAGGGCATCGGCAACCTGAACGCCAACGGTGTCCCGGGTGTACTCGTCCCTGCTTCCCTGAAGGACGAGCACCGTGTCTGAGTGGACCTGGTTAAGATAGATGCAGGGGCTGTTGCCCAGGGTTTCAGCGATAATCTGCCTGTTCTTTTCCACCATTTGTCTGTCGTCTCCGGTGGAAAGCCCGACGTTAAGGGAGCCAAAAGGGGCGGCGCTCTGCCCGCCCATCCGGGTGAAAATTCCATGGACCACAAACGAAAGCGCTCTAAAGGGGTTGAATTCAAGGTGAAGCGTTCCCTTTTTTCCTCTGACCATTGTGGTGGCTGGTTTTTTATCCAAAGGTTTTTAATATCCTTTCAATAATAAGGGTGGTCGAGATTTCAGGTTCCAGTGTTATTCTTACAACCCTGCCGTTGTTCGCTTTTACAAAATCACCGCCTATGATTTTATCCTCGGACCAGTCTGCACCCTTGGCAAGGACGTGGGGGACGACCATTCTTATCAGGTCTTCAGGGTCGGGCTCGTCAAAGAGTACCACATAGTCCACACAGGCCAGGGCCGCAATCACCTGGGCCCGTTGGCGCTCGTTGATGATGGGCCGCTTGTCTCCCTTGATCTTTCGGACAGAATTATCTGAATTGAGTCCAAGGATCAGAATGTCTCCCTGGGCGGCTGCGGCCTCAAGATAGTTGACATGGCCAGCATGGAGGATATCAAAACAACCGTTGGTAAAGACGATTGTTTTGTTTCTATCCCGTTCTGCCTCAGCAATGGCTTTGATTTCAGATCGAAGGACAATTTTGTTTGTCAGCTTATTTTCCATGGGGGAGTGGTCCATCAATCTGTACAGTGTTTGGCGTTGTCCTGGCAGATTTTCTCGCTTTTTTTTTCTGCAAGC
Coding sequences:
- the rfaE2 gene encoding D-glycero-beta-D-manno-heptose 1-phosphate adenylyltransferase, with the translated sequence MENKLTNKIVLRSEIKAIAEAERDRNKTIVFTNGCFDILHAGHVNYLEAAAAQGDILILGLNSDNSVRKIKGDKRPIINERQRAQVIAALACVDYVVLFDEPDPEDLIRMVVPHVLAKGADWSEDKIIGGDFVKANNGRVVRITLEPEISTTLIIERILKTFG
- the selD gene encoding selenide, water dikinase SelD, with product MTQQNVCLTEKVKAAGUGAKIDPEVLDRIVKNLKVKSHPNLIVGLETGDDAGVFRINDTTALIQTLDFLTPVTNSPYEFGQVAAANALSDVYAMGGVPLTAMNIVCFPEEDLDEAILQETLQGGIDKIEEAGATLVGGHSVNDPEFKYGLSVTGLVHPDRVLTNRGARTDEVLILTKPVGVGILATAVKGKLASDSHIRGLVSTMIQLNKIACEILLDYPVSACTDVTGFGLVGHLLEMARGSKKTMHLFSDKVPVIEGAKEYAMIGMVPAGTFRNRSFCKKDTTMDKGIDPIVQDLMFDPQTSGGLLFSIGSNNAKACVERMNQRGIAAAIVGTVGQDHSCGNLVVT
- a CDS encoding ATP synthase subunit I — protein: MILFISKSNWYIFCVVSLLAFINTPRHFALGIFCGGLIVTLNFQALQHTIRRAFKNSSQVVAAGRSIIHGVIIKYYLRFILSGVMLFLLISKNIVDPLGLIAGLSVVVASFFAATALELTRLIIKEAV
- a CDS encoding M48 family metallopeptidase — encoded protein: MFANFIYFLVALILYTTCEHPGASAAMPDNALVSALVLAMVFALVCHISFKRLAARTSPGTGVLLDTRLEQTLSRLSILALFVFAADLYILKLKLALAGFPPFEVFPTLEALVFLLVFLGYLVIVWTSAWGVQKQFFSGTVSKKSFVLSNISFSLPALLPWFLLSIMADFIQILPFEGPRTFLATPLGEILYVIFFLFAVASFGPFLIQKLWGCSSLDPGPTRERIESLCNLAGIGCADILKWELFGGSMITAGVMGLVSRFRYILVTPALVSLMTPREVDAVIAHEIGHVKKHHIHFYLFFFAGYIACVYALFDPLLVLVYAMDPLSWFVSFVGMEQETFSTLVFSLILILLFILYFRFVFGFFMRNFERQADTYVFSLLGSGRSLIDTFYKIARFSRTSPDRPNWHHFNITQRINFLERCELDPRVVKKHDRKVRYMIVGYAMAMVVVVFAGYFINFGQGRDVLDSYLTERLLLQELQIDPENADAYTLIGDYYYGKEMFEKAIQAYENVLKIAPRNLHALNNLAWLLVTCKDDSFQDPERAFTLAQRALEVDRPAHVLDTYAEACWRNGLSREALKASMEALEKAEDRRKYYLAQVQRFKN
- the pgeF gene encoding peptidoglycan editing factor PgeF, with translation MDKKPATTMVRGKKGTLHLEFNPFRALSFVVHGIFTRMGGQSAAPFGSLNVGLSTGDDRQMVEKNRQIIAETLGNSPCIYLNQVHSDTVLVLQGSRDEYTRDTVGVQVADALVTNIPNLALAIQVADCQPVLLVDPVKKVVANIHSGWKGSISNIIGKSVDAMYENFGSNPKDILAGIGPSLGPCCSEFINYTQEIPAHLWQYKDEKDHFDFWRISQDQLINKGVAPENITLAGVCTKCSADAFFSYRNNNTTGRFAAIIKITSTSKTGL
- the atpE gene encoding ATP synthase F0 subunit C — encoded protein: MDFFTACVWAAGIAIGVAAFGCGIGQGMGLSGAVQGIARNPESSGKVTVTLLIGLAMIESLCIYALVVALILIYAHPQAAEFAKVAMGH
- the atpB gene encoding F0F1 ATP synthase subunit A; the encoded protein is MEHPYLFFVKLFEMIGLGHFAHSNVHVIYMWVVMAILIILGWLAGKNTQMVPGPVQNVFEVLISGLEEFMVDVTGEEGRWLFPLVASIFLFVFLGNLVGLVPGFFPPTANLNTTAALALTVFVFTHVIGVKYHGAKYYKHFIGPVWWMIPIILPIELIGHFARILSLSFRLFGNMMGHELVLGILFGLAGAFFAPLPIMALGIFVALVQAFVFFLLSVMYFTGAMEHAH
- a CDS encoding AtpZ/AtpI family protein, with product MKKGTSKNIKELAYYSSLGLSVAISIFIGLFVGVWLDNKFDTTPVLTLVFLGLGIAAGFRNLVMAAKRSRKL